Within Romboutsia sp. CE17, the genomic segment GTAAATTTTACTGTTAAACCACCATTACAATTATTCTCGGCCCAAATTTCTCCACCATGGCCTTCTATTGCACTTTTACAAATAGATAAACCTAGACCAGCTACCACTCTACTTTTATCAGATGTGTAAAGAGCTTCAAATATTTTATCTAATTCAGATTCATCTACTCCTATACCATTATCACTTATAGAAACCTGAATATTATCATCAATTTTATCAAAGTATATTTTAATCTCTTTTTTATTTGAAGTCATATTTTTTATGCTATTTCCAATTGCATTGCCAAAAACTCTTCTTATTTTTGACAAATCTATATCTACAATGCAATTATCACACTTAGATTTTATAGTAAAATCTATATTCAATTGATTTAACTCATCCTCATATTCTTCTCTAATTAAATTTACTAATTTTTTAACCTTCATTTTTTCTTTTTTAAGACTACTTTCTAAGTTATAACTTAAGTAATCATCAAATTCATCAATAAGTTCTTTTATATCCTGTGATTTCGAATACATTATTTCAATGTACTTCTTTTGTCTTTCCTCTGGTAATAATTTATTCTGTAATCTTTCTGAGTATCCCATTATTGAAGTGAGAGGGGTCTTAATATCATGCGATATTGATGCAATTATTCTATTTTGATTTTCTTTTTCTTCATCTAACTTTTCTGTAAGTTCTACAAATTTATTTTTAAGCCAACCAATTTCATCATGCATTTTACACTTAGCTGGCTTTATTCCATATTTGTAATTTTCAATATCATTTTGTAGACTCTGTATTGGATATATTATTTTAATATAAATAATAGCCATTGAAAATATTAATATAATCCCCATAATAATAATTTCAGCTTTTACAATTGGTCCATAAACGGGAATTTGTTTTACATCATTTATGGGAAGACTTTGTATAATAGTAAGTATATAAGCTTCATCATCTATATTAATTATATCTAATGAAGTCATAGTTAGAGCACCTCTAATTTTTTTTCCTCTCTCTATTAAAGTTTCATCTTCTAAATTTTTAATTTGAATGTAATACTTATTATCATTATTAATTTCATCGCTATTATCTATAAATTCATTCGCATAATTTAAATTAGATTGTTTTTCAATATTATTACACATATCTTTGGCTATATAGTCTAGTTCTAACTGCATACTATCAATTCTACTTTCAAGACTTTTTGATAAGAATAATTCATAATATCCAAAAAGTAATACGCTATTTAATGTGAATGCAAATATAATAGTTAAGATTAACTTATTTCTAATTTTCATATAATTCATTAATAGGTTTTATAAACTTATAACCTACTCCCCATATAGTCTTTATATATTTATTCTCTTTATCAATCTTATCCCTTAAACTCTTTATATTTACGGCTACAGTTCCAATATCTCCATATTCCATCCCCCATACTGCATCAAATATTTGTTCTCTGGATAAAACCTTACCTACATTTTCACAAAGGTATAAGAATAATTGAAATTCTCTAGTTGAAAGCTCTATCAATTTTTTATTAACATAAACTTCATAACTATCTTTATGTACTTCAATATCTCCAATATTGATTATATTGTTTTTTATAATCTGCTTTCTTTGCTCTCTTCTTATATGTGCTTTTACTCTTGCAACCAATTCTTCTACTATAAATGGTTTTTTTATATAATCGTCTGCTCCGATTTCTAAACCTAAAAGAGTATCTAGAGTTCTACTTTTTGCACTTACAAATAAAATCGGACAATTTATTTTTTCTCTTATAGTCTTACAAACTGACAAGCCATCAATTTTTGGCATCATTATATCTAGTATAACCATGGATAAGTCATCAGTTTTATTTATTATACTAAGAGCTTTTTCTCCATCATATGCTAATAATACCTCATAACCTTCATCATAAAGAGAATCTCCTATTAATGATGCTATTTCTTTATCATCATCTACAACTAAAATTTTTGACATACTAATTCTCCTTTATTTCAAAATAAGGGCGTGATATAAAACCATAAGTTTTATATCATGCCCTATCTATCATTATATTATTTACAAATATATATTTCTACAGCTATTTATCTTTTTTAAATAGATTTAAGAATAACTGCCATATACTTTGGTTATCTTCTATCTCTATTTCTTTTTCAGTTTCTTCTGACTCTACCTTATATATTCCATCTGTTCTCATAGCAAATTGAACTGACTCAACGTTTTTATTTTCTTCACTTGCAAAAGAAATAGGTGTAAAATCTTCTCCTGAAAACTTAGACTTTATATCATCAATTTGTTTATTAATCTCATCTGGCATTGAAGTAGTCTCTTTATTAAGCTCACTAGTACCTTTATTAAGTTCTGATGCTCCATCACTTAATACATTTATTCCATTTACAAGTTTATTACTTCCATCACTTAATTTAACTACACCTGTATCTATATTAGTTATTCCACTTACAAGTTGGCTACTTCCACTCTTTAATTCTTTTGCTCCACTATCTATACCATCTATTCCTTTTACAAGCTGATCTACACCTTTATTAAACTCTCCCATACCATTATATAGTTCATCTATACCTTTACTTAATGGTGAAATATTATTATATAAATCATTAACACCAGTATTTATTCCACTATAACCATTAACAGCATCACTTATGCCTGAATCTAACAAGTTATATCCTGCTAACAATCCTTCTGTGCTTTTTTCTAATTTCTCTAACTCTGGTTGTAGAATTTCTAATTGTTCTTCTGTTAAAGATGATTTTATATTATAAGTTAAGCTTTTCACCAAATTAGAATATTGATTTAGAGATTCTTTATATGCAGAAGATCCTTTAGAAATATCTGCTAGACCTTGATTATATGAGTTAGATCCATCTTTTAATTGATTTAATCCACTTTCAAATGAATTTATACCACTATTAACTTCACCTAGTCCCGAAAGTAAGCTATTGCTACTTTTATATACTTCGCTTATACCTGATTTATATTTACTTATTCCCATAGATAAAGTTTCTACACCACTATCTAATGAGCTTACTCCAACTTTATATTGACTTACTCCATCTTTTAATTGATACGAACCTTTAGATAGCTCATCTACTCCAGCCTTATATTCATCTAAGCCACCCTTTAGACTTCCTGTTCCATCGTTTATAGCTTCTACCGCGTCTACTAATTGATCTAAATCATTAGTCATTTCATTAATGTCAATATCAGCATCAATAGCCATATTCATACCATTTATAGATATTTCATCCATTTCAAAGTCTGTTATATCTGCAGTTAATGTATAGCTAGCATCTAAACCAGGTAGCTTCATATAATTTATAGATTTATTTGACCCTACACTAGCTATAGTTGCCCCTTCTGCAACTATATTTTTACATTTATAACTATCTAAGCTTAATGCTATTTGTAAAACATAATTATTATAAAATTCTTCATTTATATTTTTATTTTGAGTAATATCTATCTTCATTT encodes:
- a CDS encoding sensor histidine kinase; this encodes MKIRNKLILTIIFAFTLNSVLLFGYYELFLSKSLESRIDSMQLELDYIAKDMCNNIEKQSNLNYANEFIDNSDEINNDNKYYIQIKNLEDETLIERGKKIRGALTMTSLDIINIDDEAYILTIIQSLPINDVKQIPVYGPIVKAEIIIMGIILIFSMAIIYIKIIYPIQSLQNDIENYKYGIKPAKCKMHDEIGWLKNKFVELTEKLDEEKENQNRIIASISHDIKTPLTSIMGYSERLQNKLLPEERQKKYIEIMYSKSQDIKELIDEFDDYLSYNLESSLKKEKMKVKKLVNLIREEYEDELNQLNIDFTIKSKCDNCIVDIDLSKIRRVFGNAIGNSIKNMTSNKKEIKIYFDKIDDNIQVSISDNGIGVDESELDKIFEALYTSDKSRVVAGLGLSICKSAIEGHGGEIWAENNCNGGLTVKFTLKNITK
- a CDS encoding response regulator transcription factor; protein product: MSKILVVDDDKEIASLIGDSLYDEGYEVLLAYDGEKALSIINKTDDLSMVILDIMMPKIDGLSVCKTIREKINCPILFVSAKSRTLDTLLGLEIGADDYIKKPFIVEELVARVKAHIRREQRKQIIKNNIINIGDIEVHKDSYEVYVNKKLIELSTREFQLFLYLCENVGKVLSREQIFDAVWGMEYGDIGTVAVNIKSLRDKIDKENKYIKTIWGVGYKFIKPINELYEN